One Campylobacter lari DNA segment encodes these proteins:
- the pseC gene encoding UDP-4-amino-4,6-dideoxy-N-acetyl-beta-L-altrosamine transaminase, protein MITYSHQNIDEQDIQVVCEALKDDFLTGGKKVEEFEQALCEYVGVKYACVLNSATSALHLAYLSLNVKEKIVLTTPISFAATANAALMAGARVEFIDVKSDGNIDEKKLALRLSQDSSNIGAICVVDFAGNSVEMDEILALAKQYNIPLIDDASHALGATYKNQKVGSMGDLSIFSFHPVKPITTFEGGAVVSNDEELISKIKLLRSHGIVKKRLWDSDMIELGYNYRLSDVACALGINQLKKLDNMLEKREVITSFYDKEFEKNPYFSTIKIKDYKKSSRHLYPILLFPEFYCQKEIIFEKLLNLGIGVQVHYKPTYEFGYYKNLYGNLFLENADNFYKAELSIPAHQEMSLKDAQFIKDSLFKILEETKKNCHE, encoded by the coding sequence ATGATAACTTATTCTCATCAAAATATCGACGAACAAGATATACAAGTAGTTTGTGAGGCTTTAAAAGATGATTTTTTAACCGGCGGAAAAAAGGTTGAAGAATTTGAACAAGCCCTTTGTGAATATGTGGGTGTAAAATATGCTTGTGTGTTAAATTCAGCCACTTCTGCCTTGCACCTTGCATATTTATCTTTAAATGTAAAAGAAAAAATTGTCTTAACAACCCCCATTAGCTTTGCTGCAACTGCAAATGCTGCTTTAATGGCAGGTGCTAGGGTTGAGTTTATAGATGTAAAAAGTGATGGAAATATTGATGAGAAAAAACTTGCTTTAAGATTAAGCCAAGATAGCTCTAATATAGGGGCAATTTGTGTGGTTGATTTTGCGGGAAATAGTGTAGAAATGGATGAAATCTTAGCCTTAGCTAAACAATATAATATCCCACTAATAGATGATGCAAGTCATGCCCTAGGTGCTACTTATAAAAATCAAAAAGTAGGTTCTATGGGAGATTTGAGTATATTTTCTTTTCATCCGGTTAAACCTATCACAACCTTTGAAGGTGGCGCAGTTGTTAGCAATGATGAGGAATTAATCTCAAAAATCAAGCTTTTAAGAAGTCATGGCATAGTCAAAAAAAGACTTTGGGATAGTGATATGATTGAGCTAGGTTATAATTATCGTTTAAGCGATGTAGCTTGTGCTTTGGGTATAAATCAACTTAAAAAACTTGATAATATGCTAGAAAAAAGAGAAGTTATCACAAGTTTTTATGATAAAGAATTTGAAAAAAATCCTTATTTTAGCACTATAAAAATCAAAGATTATAAAAAAAGCTCAAGACATTTATACCCTATTTTGCTTTTCCCTGAGTTTTATTGCCAAAAAGAGATTATTTTTGAAAAATTATTGAATTTAGGCATAGGTGTACAAGTACATTATAAGCCTACTTATGAGTTTGGTTATTATAAAAATTTATATGGAAATTTATTCTTAGAGAATGCGGATAATTTTTATAAAGCTGAACTTAGTATACCTGCCCATCAAGAAATGAGCTTAAAAGATGCACAATTTATTAAAGATAGTTTATTTAAAATTTTAGAAGAAACTAAAAAGAATTGCCATGAGTAA
- a CDS encoding DUF4910 domain-containing protein, with translation MSKSMYELVCELFPICRSITGKGFRQSLKILDEAMGRGILKIHSIASGSKVFDWEVPAEWEINDAYIITPNGEKICDFKQNNLHVLNYSEGIDTEFDLASLQEHLYSIEEMPDAIPYVTSYYKRRWGFCIKHKDRIKLKEGKYKVFIDAKHHENGVLNYADLLIPSTQETKDEILISTYLCHPSMANNELSGPVVAVFLAKWLLELKERKYNYRFVFAPETIGSIVYLSKHLKHLQKHTKAGFVLSCIGDDNAYSLIHTPSENTLADKVALHTLKEKNNFKEFSFLYRGGNERQFCSPLVNLPVVCVCRTRFGDYKEYHTSKDDLSFISEEGLQGGLKAMQEIIMNLEVNAIYQNTVFCEPNLGKRDLYHTINTSSTNDIPISCNFLAYCDGKNDVLDIASKLNIQAYELKDLVEKLKFHGLIK, from the coding sequence ATGAGTAAAAGTATGTATGAGCTAGTTTGTGAGCTTTTTCCTATATGTAGAAGTATCACTGGGAAAGGCTTTAGACAAAGCTTAAAAATACTCGATGAAGCTATGGGGAGGGGTATATTAAAAATTCACTCTATAGCAAGTGGAAGTAAAGTGTTTGATTGGGAAGTGCCTGCTGAATGGGAGATAAATGATGCTTATATCATCACTCCAAATGGAGAAAAAATTTGTGATTTTAAGCAAAATAATCTTCATGTATTAAACTATAGCGAAGGTATAGATACAGAGTTTGATCTAGCAAGCTTGCAAGAACATCTTTATTCTATAGAAGAAATGCCCGATGCCATACCTTATGTGACAAGCTATTATAAAAGACGTTGGGGTTTTTGCATAAAACACAAAGATAGAATTAAACTAAAAGAAGGAAAATATAAAGTTTTCATAGACGCAAAGCACCATGAAAACGGAGTTTTAAACTATGCTGATTTACTCATACCTAGCACGCAAGAAACAAAGGATGAAATTTTAATCTCTACTTACCTTTGTCATCCATCTATGGCAAATAACGAGCTAAGTGGCCCTGTGGTAGCTGTGTTTTTAGCTAAATGGCTTTTAGAACTTAAAGAGAGAAAATATAATTATCGTTTTGTTTTTGCTCCTGAGACTATAGGGAGTATAGTTTATCTTAGCAAGCATTTAAAGCATTTGCAAAAACATACCAAAGCAGGTTTTGTACTCTCTTGCATAGGTGATGATAATGCTTACTCACTCATTCACACTCCAAGTGAAAATACCCTAGCAGATAAAGTAGCTTTGCATACTTTAAAAGAAAAAAATAATTTTAAAGAATTTAGTTTTTTATATAGAGGTGGTAACGAAAGACAGTTTTGCTCTCCTTTAGTAAATTTACCCGTAGTTTGTGTGTGCAGGACCAGATTTGGCGATTATAAAGAATACCATACCAGCAAAGATGATTTAAGTTTCATCAGCGAAGAAGGATTGCAAGGTGGCTTAAAAGCTATGCAAGAAATTATCATGAATTTAGAAGTAAATGCAATTTATCAAAATACCGTATTTTGCGAACCCAATTTAGGCAAAAGAGACTTATACCATACTATCAATACTTCTTCAACTAATGATATACCAATATCATGTAATTTTTTAGCATATTGTGATGGTAAAAATGATGTTTTAGATATAGCTTCAAAGCTTAATATACAAGCTTATGAATTAAAAGATTTAGTAGAAAAATTAAAATTTCACGGATTAATAAAATGA
- a CDS encoding AAC(3) family N-acetyltransferase: MKYFLEHNDKKYSNVDLIEAFKKLGITKGDILCVHSELMKFGTPLLPRNEFLQTILDCFFEVISKEGTLIMPTFTYSFCKNEVYNKLNSRGTVGVLAEYFRKQSGVKRTNDPIFSFAVKGAKEELFLKDTTSCFGENCVYDVLAKENGKLVLFGSKIAGYTFSHFIEEKARVPYRYFKNFSGKIIDEDGKILQKNIKYYVRKLDENSDLDVDKQVAILKNDDNFNILNFSNAHIININMKNYLEKTLKALKDNPYCLLKE; this comes from the coding sequence ATGAAATATTTCTTAGAACACAACGATAAAAAATACTCTAATGTTGACTTGATAGAAGCTTTTAAAAAGCTTGGCATTACAAAAGGCGATATTTTGTGTGTACATAGTGAACTAATGAAATTTGGCACACCTTTACTTCCTAGAAATGAATTTTTACAAACTATATTGGATTGTTTTTTTGAAGTTATAAGTAAAGAAGGTACTTTAATCATGCCTACTTTTACTTATAGTTTTTGCAAAAATGAAGTTTATAATAAATTAAACTCAAGAGGTACTGTTGGTGTTTTAGCAGAATATTTTCGTAAACAATCAGGAGTAAAACGCACCAATGATCCTATATTTTCATTTGCCGTTAAAGGAGCCAAAGAAGAATTGTTTTTAAAAGACACTACAAGTTGTTTTGGAGAAAATTGTGTGTATGATGTTTTAGCCAAAGAAAATGGAAAACTAGTTTTATTTGGCTCTAAAATAGCTGGGTATACTTTTAGTCATTTTATAGAAGAAAAAGCTCGTGTTCCATATAGATATTTTAAAAATTTTAGTGGAAAAATTATTGATGAAGATGGTAAAATACTCCAAAAAAATATTAAATACTATGTTAGAAAATTGGATGAAAATTCAGATTTAGATGTTGATAAACAAGTAGCTATTTTAAAAAATGATGACAATTTTAATATTTTAAATTTTTCCAATGCTCATATAATAAATATCAACATGAAAAACTATTTAGAAAAAACATTAAAAGCTTTAAAGGATAACCCTTATTGTTTGCTAAAGGAATAA
- a CDS encoding amino acid adenylation domain-containing protein has translation MTTHINDFLQESVAKFGSKNAFVEFNGKSISYKEFDDLSKKIASKILSKLPTKSTQEPVLIILPKGIDCLLSFIGVAKSGNFYTLLDEKSPKERVEKVIEVLKPKLLITSKKLNLDFNLDTIFTEDFESFVINENALEKALDNHIDTNLLYVFFTSGSTGTPKGVSISHKSVIDYTFWVCETFKLDHEDILANQAPFYFDNSVLDIFSSIKMGATLHILPNHLFAFPNKILEYLEQEKITTIFWVPSVLIYFANTNALEAFTLRHLNKILFCGEIMPNKQLNIWRKHLPSALFANLYGPTEITDVCSFYIVDRQFNDDELLPIGKACKNTQLLVFDENLNLITPSQVGIKGELYVRGTCLSLGYYNDKEKTKQAFVQNPLHDNYLDLLYKTGDVVVYNEFGELLCYGRIDHQIKYMGHRIELGEIESIIISHENVKNCACIFKEEIICFYESKEELDFKNFLKDKLPAYMIPKKFVKIEQFALNANGKIDRKVLSKNS, from the coding sequence ATGACAACTCATATCAATGATTTTTTACAAGAAAGCGTTGCTAAATTTGGAAGTAAAAATGCTTTTGTTGAGTTTAATGGTAAAAGCATAAGCTATAAAGAATTTGATGATTTAAGTAAAAAAATAGCAAGTAAAATTCTCTCTAAACTTCCTACTAAAAGCACACAAGAACCTGTATTAATCATACTTCCTAAAGGGATTGATTGTTTGCTTTCTTTTATTGGTGTAGCAAAAAGTGGAAATTTTTATACGCTTTTAGATGAAAAAAGCCCTAAAGAACGTGTAGAAAAAGTTATAGAAGTTTTAAAACCAAAACTTTTAATTACTTCTAAAAAATTAAATTTAGATTTTAATCTTGATACCATTTTCACAGAAGATTTTGAAAGCTTTGTTATAAATGAAAATGCTTTAGAAAAAGCTTTAGATAATCACATAGATACAAACTTACTTTATGTCTTTTTTACAAGCGGAAGCACAGGAACTCCAAAAGGAGTAAGTATAAGCCATAAAAGTGTGATTGATTATACTTTTTGGGTATGTGAAACTTTTAAACTAGATCATGAGGATATACTTGCTAATCAAGCGCCATTTTACTTTGATAATAGCGTATTAGATATATTTAGCTCTATTAAAATGGGAGCTACACTTCATATACTGCCCAATCATCTTTTTGCTTTTCCAAATAAAATTTTAGAGTATCTAGAACAAGAAAAAATAACAACAATTTTTTGGGTGCCTTCTGTGTTGATTTATTTTGCTAATACTAATGCTCTTGAAGCCTTTACACTAAGGCATTTAAACAAAATTCTTTTTTGTGGTGAAATCATGCCAAATAAACAACTCAACATTTGGCGTAAACACCTTCCTAGTGCTTTATTTGCTAATCTTTATGGACCTACCGAAATTACCGATGTATGCTCTTTTTACATAGTTGATAGGCAATTTAACGATGATGAGCTTTTACCTATAGGAAAAGCTTGTAAAAATACTCAGCTTTTAGTCTTTGATGAGAATTTAAATTTAATTACTCCAAGTCAAGTGGGAATTAAAGGCGAGCTTTATGTAAGAGGAACTTGTCTTTCTTTAGGATATTACAACGATAAAGAAAAAACAAAGCAAGCTTTTGTGCAAAATCCTTTGCATGATAATTATCTAGACTTACTTTATAAAACAGGCGATGTAGTAGTTTATAATGAATTTGGCGAGCTTTTATGCTATGGAAGGATAGATCATCAAATCAAATATATGGGTCATCGCATAGAACTTGGAGAGATAGAAAGTATTATAATTTCTCATGAGAATGTAAAAAATTGTGCTTGTATTTTTAAAGAAGAAATTATTTGTTTTTATGAAAGCAAGGAAGAGTTAGATTTTAAAAACTTTTTAAAAGACAAACTCCCTGCTTACATGATACCTAAGAAATTTGTTAAAATAGAACAATTTGCTTTAAATGCAAATGGGAAGATTGATAGGAAGGTTTTGAGTAAAAACTCTTAA
- a CDS encoding phosphocholine cytidylyltransferase family protein translates to MRAIILAAGFGSRLMPLTKDNPKCMVEYKDKKIIDYEIQALKENNIHEICVVGGYLFDVLKDYVGKNHNLELFYKNENYDKTNMVQTLFCAREFLQSCIEDKQDLIISYADIVYFKDSIEKLKHSKDDFAVIVDKSWKELWTKRFENPLDDAETLKLKDGFIVELGKKAKSYDEIQGQYIGLFKFSHHFLKEVLKTYDELDRTLLYDEKDFKNMYMTSFLQILINKYKNAKAIKINGNWCEIDFMSDLRVEI, encoded by the coding sequence ATGAGAGCTATCATTTTAGCAGCAGGATTTGGTTCAAGGTTAATGCCTTTGACAAAAGATAATCCAAAGTGTATGGTTGAATATAAAGATAAAAAAATCATAGACTATGAAATTCAAGCTTTAAAAGAAAATAATATTCATGAGATATGTGTAGTTGGTGGATATTTATTTGATGTTTTAAAGGATTATGTGGGTAAAAATCATAATTTAGAATTGTTTTATAAAAATGAAAACTATGATAAAACTAATATGGTTCAGACTTTATTTTGTGCTAGAGAATTTTTACAAAGTTGTATTGAAGATAAGCAAGATTTGATTATTTCTTACGCTGATATAGTTTATTTTAAAGATAGTATAGAAAAACTCAAACATTCAAAAGATGATTTTGCTGTTATTGTGGATAAATCATGGAAAGAACTATGGACAAAAAGGTTTGAAAATCCACTTGATGATGCTGAAACTTTAAAACTAAAAGATGGTTTTATAGTAGAGCTTGGCAAAAAAGCAAAAAGTTATGATGAAATTCAAGGTCAATACATAGGCTTATTTAAATTTTCTCATCATTTTTTAAAAGAAGTTTTAAAAACTTATGATGAGCTTGATAGAACTTTACTTTATGATGAAAAAGATTTTAAAAATATGTATATGACAAGTTTTTTACAAATTTTAATCAATAAATACAAAAATGCAAAAGCTATAAAAATCAATGGAAATTGGTGTGAGATAGATTTTATGAGTGATTTGAGAGTGGAGATTTAA
- a CDS encoding gamma-glutamyl-CDP-amidate hydrolase, whose amino-acid sequence MKFIAISQRILENQDYHELRECLALDWGSFFKNELSGFLPLPLSYEIDFKNYIPYVSAVILSGGNDLNSCKSSFVNQKRDEYEKNIIKYCIQNNIPLLGVCKGAQMIASYFNSTICHCKGHVGNHEVYLNNQIINVNSYHNFAIKTLGNELEALANAKDETIEAFKHKKFSIYGLMWHIERENGMSEKSIFNAWLKDIK is encoded by the coding sequence ATGAAATTTATAGCCATCAGTCAAAGAATTTTAGAAAATCAAGATTATCATGAGTTAAGAGAGTGTTTGGCACTTGATTGGGGAAGTTTTTTTAAAAACGAATTAAGTGGTTTTTTACCTCTTCCATTGAGTTATGAGATTGATTTTAAAAACTACATTCCTTATGTTAGTGCAGTGATTTTAAGCGGGGGTAATGATTTAAACTCTTGTAAATCTTCTTTTGTTAATCAAAAAAGAGATGAATATGAGAAAAACATTATAAAATATTGTATACAAAATAACATTCCCTTGCTTGGGGTTTGCAAAGGAGCACAGATGATTGCTTCTTATTTTAACTCTACTATTTGTCATTGTAAAGGACATGTTGGAAATCATGAAGTATATTTAAATAATCAAATAATCAATGTTAATTCATATCATAATTTTGCTATTAAAACATTAGGTAATGAGCTTGAAGCGTTAGCAAATGCAAAAGATGAAACAATAGAAGCTTTTAAGCATAAAAAATTTAGTATCTATGGTCTAATGTGGCATATTGAAAGAGAAAATGGCATGAGTGAAAAAAGTATTTTTAATGCATGGTTAAAGGATATAAAATGA
- a CDS encoding PEP-utilizing enzyme: MDRLVFQTKARNLQNLKNILKNAKVLDVVITSLKEIIQDKEEVLKKITNLNAKKLIIRSSSNSEDSLKSSNAGAFLSLANVDISNKGQLFNALEKVGHSMPSENDEILIQPMLSDIKKCGVAFSVDKDNFAPYFCIEYDENGSNSSITNGSAKNAKTYFHYRENEDIKDPCMQKVILLLKELESLYGCNFLDVEFAFNEQNELFCLQVRPLIMQEKTNLFNSLPKEALHRLYKRFLSLQKPRSRVLGDKAIFGVMPDWNPAEIIGLRPKRLAFSLYKEIITDNIWAYQRDNYGYRDLRSHPLIHSFLGIPYVDVRLSFNSFIPKTLDENIAKRLVNYYLDKLYENHELHDKVEFDIVFSCYDFHMADKLERLLDHSFNKNEIKRIEFSLLNLTNSIVNIKNGLCLKDIEKSKQMIVYYENIMHSDFSPLDKIYWLLEECKRYGTLPFAGVARAAFVAMTMLNSLVEIGFFSKEEKDEFLNSLHTVSKTLSNELATLNENNKQDFIKQFGHLRAGTYNILSPRYDEDFDGYFDLKQKSEIKKEKEFKIDDDKLLKLDQILKEHGIEVNAKEFFSFLKIAIEGREFVKFEFSKLLSKAISLIEDLGNYYEISKEDMAHLDIKSILNLYSSVYSKSPKDKFLSEINENKQEYELSLAIKLPALLTDAHQIFGFFANYIHPNFITQKSISANIALENEQDLKGKIVLIYAADPGYDYLFTKDIAGFITCYGGANSHMAIRASELAMPAVIGVGEENFKKYLQAKKIKIDCQSEQIFCL, encoded by the coding sequence ATGGATAGATTAGTTTTTCAAACAAAAGCAAGAAATTTACAGAATTTAAAAAATATACTTAAAAATGCAAAAGTTTTAGATGTAGTTATCACTTCTTTAAAAGAAATCATTCAAGACAAAGAAGAAGTACTTAAAAAAATTACCAACCTAAATGCGAAAAAACTAATCATCCGTAGTTCTTCTAATAGTGAAGATAGTTTAAAAAGCTCCAATGCTGGAGCTTTTCTAAGTTTGGCTAATGTAGATATTAGTAATAAAGGCCAACTTTTTAATGCTTTGGAAAAAGTAGGTCATTCTATGCCTAGCGAGAATGATGAAATTTTAATCCAACCTATGCTTTCAGATATTAAAAAGTGTGGTGTTGCTTTTAGTGTAGATAAGGATAATTTTGCTCCATATTTTTGCATAGAATACGATGAAAATGGCTCTAATAGTTCTATCACAAATGGAAGTGCTAAAAATGCTAAAACATATTTTCACTACCGTGAAAATGAAGATATAAAAGATCCATGTATGCAAAAAGTTATTTTATTATTAAAAGAACTTGAAAGTTTATATGGTTGTAATTTTTTAGATGTAGAATTTGCTTTTAATGAGCAAAATGAACTTTTTTGCTTGCAAGTTAGACCTTTAATAATGCAAGAAAAAACTAATCTTTTTAATAGCCTACCTAAAGAAGCTTTACATAGACTTTATAAAAGATTTTTATCTTTACAAAAACCAAGATCTAGAGTGCTTGGAGACAAAGCTATTTTTGGTGTAATGCCTGATTGGAATCCAGCAGAAATTATAGGACTTAGACCAAAAAGATTAGCTTTTAGCCTTTATAAAGAAATCATTACAGATAATATTTGGGCTTACCAAAGAGATAATTATGGTTATAGAGATTTAAGATCACACCCTTTAATCCATTCTTTTTTAGGTATTCCTTATGTAGATGTGAGACTTTCTTTTAATTCTTTTATACCAAAAACTCTTGATGAGAATATTGCTAAAAGGTTAGTTAATTATTATTTAGATAAATTATATGAAAATCACGAGTTGCATGATAAAGTAGAATTTGATATAGTATTTTCTTGCTATGATTTTCATATGGCTGATAAATTAGAACGCTTATTAGATCATAGTTTTAATAAAAATGAAATCAAACGTATCGAGTTTTCTTTACTAAATCTTACTAATTCTATTGTTAATATTAAAAATGGCTTATGTTTAAAAGATATAGAAAAATCAAAACAAATGATTGTATATTATGAAAATATTATGCATTCAGATTTTTCACCATTAGATAAAATTTATTGGCTTTTAGAAGAGTGTAAAAGATATGGAACATTACCATTTGCTGGTGTTGCAAGGGCTGCATTTGTAGCCATGACTATGCTTAACTCTTTGGTGGAAATTGGATTTTTTAGCAAAGAAGAAAAAGATGAATTTTTAAATTCTCTCCACACCGTTAGTAAAACCTTGAGCAATGAATTAGCAACTTTAAATGAAAATAACAAACAAGATTTTATAAAACAATTTGGCCATTTAAGAGCAGGAACTTATAATATTTTATCTCCAAGATATGATGAGGATTTTGATGGGTATTTTGATTTAAAACAAAAAAGTGAAATTAAAAAAGAAAAGGAATTTAAGATTGATGATGATAAGTTGCTAAAACTTGATCAAATTTTAAAAGAACATGGAATTGAAGTTAATGCAAAAGAATTTTTTAGCTTTTTAAAAATAGCTATAGAAGGACGCGAATTTGTTAAATTTGAATTTAGCAAGCTCTTGTCCAAAGCCATATCACTGATAGAAGATCTTGGAAATTATTATGAAATATCTAAAGAAGATATGGCTCATTTAGATATTAAGAGCATTTTAAATTTATACTCTAGCGTATATTCAAAAAGTCCAAAAGATAAATTTTTGAGTGAAATTAATGAAAACAAACAAGAATATGAATTAAGTTTAGCTATAAAACTTCCAGCTTTACTAACTGATGCGCATCAAATATTTGGGTTTTTTGCTAACTATATTCATCCAAATTTTATCACTCAAAAAAGCATTAGTGCTAATATTGCTTTAGAAAACGAACAAGATTTAAAAGGCAAGATAGTGTTAATCTATGCAGCTGATCCTGGATATGATTATTTGTTTACTAAAGATATTGCAGGTTTTATCACTTGCTATGGTGGTGCAAATTCACATATGGCTATTAGAGCTTCTGAGCTTGCTATGCCCGCTGTTATTGGTGTAGGTGAAGAGAATTTTAAAAAATATCTTCAAGCAAAGAAGATTAAAATTGATTGTCAAAGTGAGCAGATATTTTGTCTATGA
- a CDS encoding class I SAM-dependent methyltransferase, whose translation MKKIVEQVWDYTKHAKFYSYRPNYAPLSIDMLVELAKRTSQSSKIKVADIGAGTGNLSIMLLERACKVVAVEPNDAMREIGIERTQGQDVEWIRATGINSTLKDGEFDWVSFGSSFNVMDRSMALKESHRLLKKGCYFTCMWNHRDLKDPIQKIAEDIIVSFVPNYTRGTRREDQRPIIEAHKELFDNIIYLEEDFYFHQSVDNYINAWKSVKNSYWDLETKEGNELFEKITDKLKQELPGEFDIKYTTRAWSAKKI comes from the coding sequence ATGAAAAAAATAGTAGAACAAGTTTGGGATTATACTAAGCATGCAAAATTTTACTCATACAGACCAAATTATGCACCACTTAGTATAGATATGCTAGTAGAGCTTGCTAAAAGAACTAGCCAAAGTTCTAAAATAAAAGTTGCAGATATTGGAGCAGGTACAGGGAATTTGAGTATTATGCTTTTAGAGAGAGCTTGTAAAGTGGTAGCAGTTGAGCCAAATGACGCAATGCGTGAAATTGGTATAGAAAGAACTCAAGGTCAAGATGTAGAATGGATAAGAGCTACCGGCATTAACTCTACTTTAAAAGATGGGGAGTTTGATTGGGTGAGCTTTGGAAGTAGCTTTAATGTGATGGATAGGTCAATGGCATTAAAAGAAAGTCATAGATTACTCAAAAAGGGATGTTATTTTACTTGTATGTGGAATCATAGAGATTTAAAAGATCCTATTCAAAAAATAGCAGAAGATATTATCGTTAGTTTTGTTCCAAATTATACAAGAGGTACAAGAAGAGAAGATCAACGTCCTATTATAGAAGCGCATAAAGAGCTATTTGATAATATTATTTATTTGGAAGAAGATTTTTACTTTCATCAAAGTGTAGATAATTATATCAATGCTTGGAAAAGTGTAAAAAATTCTTATTGGGATCTTGAAACTAAAGAAGGTAATGAGTTGTTCGAAAAAATTACTGATAAATTAAAACAAGAATTACCAGGTGAATTTGATATCAAATACACTACAAGAGCTTGGAGTGCAAAAAAAATATAA
- a CDS encoding class I SAM-dependent methyltransferase produces MKQGDFSEVAKHYHNRPAYSSMLIEKLIKCVNDQNKSALKVVEVGAGTGKLTKMLADEFNLCIDAVEPNDNMREEGIKFTQNSQNITWHKGSGEETTMPSNYADWVIMASSFHWTDPKKSLPEFARVLTGGGYFTAIWNPRHIVKGSVFYEIEEEIKHIIPELTRVSSGTQNVKNWEEILVSTGDFKDCFFMECNYKELWSKERYLGAWHSVNDIQAQAGKARWEEILKMIENKISSMDMIEIPYKIRAWTVHKA; encoded by the coding sequence ATGAAACAAGGTGATTTTAGCGAAGTTGCAAAACACTATCACAATAGACCAGCATATTCAAGTATGCTTATAGAAAAGCTCATAAAATGCGTAAATGATCAAAATAAAAGCGCATTAAAAGTTGTGGAAGTAGGAGCTGGTACTGGAAAGCTTACTAAAATGCTTGCTGATGAATTTAACCTTTGTATAGATGCAGTCGAGCCAAATGATAATATGCGTGAAGAAGGTATTAAATTTACTCAAAATTCACAAAATATTACTTGGCATAAAGGTAGTGGAGAAGAAACTACTATGCCTAGTAATTATGCTGATTGGGTAATTATGGCTAGTTCTTTTCACTGGACAGATCCTAAAAAGTCTTTGCCTGAGTTTGCAAGAGTACTTACAGGGGGGGGGTATTTCACTGCCATATGGAATCCACGTCATATAGTTAAAGGCTCTGTATTTTATGAAATTGAAGAGGAAATTAAACATATTATACCAGAGCTTACTCGTGTAAGTAGTGGAACTCAAAATGTTAAAAATTGGGAAGAAATCTTAGTAAGTACTGGAGATTTCAAGGATTGCTTTTTTATGGAGTGCAATTATAAAGAGCTTTGGAGTAAAGAGCGTTATCTTGGAGCTTGGCATTCTGTAAATGATATTCAAGCACAAGCTGGAAAAGCTAGATGGGAAGAAATTTTAAAAATGATAGAAAATAAAATTTCTTCTATGGATATGATTGAAATTCCTTATAAAATCCGTGCATGGACGGTGCATAAGGCATAG
- a CDS encoding adenylyl-sulfate kinase: protein MIASVIWLTGLAGSGKSIIGKALYEKLKNEHKNIVYLDGDELRDLLGHYGYDKQGRIDVALKRSQFSKFLNNQGMIVVVTTISMFNEIYKYNRENLKNYFEIYIKCPMEELIKRDQKGLYTKSLNGEIKNVVGVDIKYDEPNAHFILDNSLQDNLDKKVDIIFDLITKEFHETR from the coding sequence ATGATTGCAAGTGTTATTTGGCTTACAGGTTTAGCAGGTAGTGGAAAAAGCATTATAGGTAAAGCATTATATGAGAAATTAAAAAATGAGCATAAAAATATTGTTTATCTTGATGGAGATGAATTAAGAGATTTACTAGGACATTATGGCTATGATAAGCAAGGTCGTATAGATGTAGCATTAAAAAGATCCCAATTTTCCAAATTTTTAAATAATCAAGGTATGATAGTAGTTGTGACAACCATATCCATGTTTAATGAAATTTATAAATATAATAGAGAAAATTTAAAAAATTATTTTGAGATTTATATTAAATGTCCAATGGAAGAATTAATTAAAAGAGATCAAAAAGGACTTTATACAAAATCCTTAAATGGTGAGATTAAAAATGTTGTAGGTGTTGATATAAAATATGATGAACCAAATGCACATTTTATACTAGATAATTCATTGCAGGATAATTTAGATAAAAAGGTTGATATAATATTTGATTTAATAACAAAGGAGTTTCATGAAACAAGGTGA
- a CDS encoding acyl carrier protein, producing the protein MQNIKKFFMNIERTDIDETMQNLVSEDIIDSIDIMALVAEIEKHFGKSLNAEFISPENFEDFQSIKNMLEKAYN; encoded by the coding sequence ATGCAAAATATTAAAAAATTTTTTATGAATATAGAGAGAACCGATATTGATGAAACAATGCAAAATTTAGTAAGCGAAGACATTATAGATAGCATTGATATTATGGCTTTAGTAGCTGAAATTGAAAAGCACTTTGGAAAAAGTCTCAATGCTGAATTTATAAGTCCTGAAAATTTTGAAGATTTTCAAAGCATCAAAAATATGCTAGAAAAAGCATATAATTAA